In Moorella sp. Hama-1, a single genomic region encodes these proteins:
- a CDS encoding transposase, whose amino-acid sequence MWAVKVRRDHKTKELKAFDFSPEQCQSCPLKGQCFTNKKGYRSIPVHPYERYLQEGRKQQETPAFKAEYRQHRPAVERKQAEMVRHGARKARYFGLTKVRLQMLFVTATVNYKLLVKKLQEKAAAVKNQVASPGVSVAW is encoded by the coding sequence ATGTGGGCTGTAAAAGTACGCCGGGACCATAAAACTAAAGAACTTAAAGCCTTTGACTTCTCCCCGGAACAGTGCCAGTCTTGTCCCTTAAAAGGTCAATGCTTTACCAACAAAAAAGGCTATCGCAGCATTCCGGTGCATCCGTATGAACGCTACTTGCAGGAAGGTAGGAAACAACAAGAAACACCCGCATTTAAAGCGGAATACCGCCAGCATCGCCCGGCCGTCGAACGCAAACAGGCGGAGATGGTGCGCCATGGTGCCCGGAAAGCCCGCTACTTCGGCCTGACCAAAGTGCGGCTGCAGATGCTCTTTGTAACGGCTACTGTTAACTACAAGCTCTTAGTCAAAAAACTCCAGGAGAAAGCAGCCGCCGTAAAAAATCAAGTTGCAAGCCCAGGGGTAAGTGTCGCCTGGTAG
- a CDS encoding IS1634 family transposase, which produces MPVAIDNMRFFRAGPAALIARPCDVLKITEIIDAVVEWDPVQCHLSPGTRVKALIINLLVDREALYHVERFFENQDLEVLFGTEQQIRAEDFNDDALGRALDKLFASGQLKKLFSSIALTAAATHNVPIEGIHVDTTSISVQGAYEGEGDLDITFGFSKDHRPDLKQFLIGLTVNKDGLPILGQSLDGNTSDKSWYPQVIEELVQNFSPAKLKEIIFVADCALVTKDNLALLVQEEENKPALQFISLLPENFGLNKEIKAEAFHTGAWQEIGNLSQKEDAARYKSQSFVREIDGKDFRLIVVHSTTLDKRKEKSLLKKWAKQKETLAKAARELSRRPFACDADARKAIELFCQEYRHQPFIFKGTVTEEIESSYAKRGRPKKEEQPQNTVVYHAYIQVDEDPEAMAQEKDLASTFVLITNLMDTAAYPDGEVLKEYKEQNAVERQFRFLKQPVLLGPIFLKNKDRVEAMSFVFQLALLVAAYLEYRVRKNLEQQEAPLILPGKRKSTNPTARALLEMFDYLLVVKQGPDRALINYHGSEVIRALELAGFGKEIYLFPPSGGG; this is translated from the coding sequence ATGCCCGTAGCCATCGATAATATGCGCTTCTTCCGGGCCGGTCCCGCAGCCCTGATCGCCAGGCCATGTGACGTCCTAAAGATAACAGAAATCATTGATGCCGTAGTCGAATGGGACCCGGTCCAGTGCCATCTTTCCCCGGGCACTCGGGTTAAGGCGCTGATCATTAATCTCCTAGTAGACCGGGAGGCCCTTTATCATGTCGAGCGCTTTTTTGAGAACCAGGACCTGGAGGTCTTGTTTGGAACTGAGCAACAGATCCGGGCTGAAGATTTTAACGACGACGCCTTGGGTCGGGCCCTGGATAAACTCTTCGCCAGCGGCCAGTTAAAGAAGTTGTTCTCCAGCATTGCCTTAACTGCCGCCGCAACTCACAACGTGCCTATCGAAGGCATCCACGTCGATACTACCTCCATTTCCGTGCAGGGAGCCTATGAGGGTGAAGGAGATTTAGATATCACCTTCGGTTTTAGCAAAGATCATCGCCCCGACCTCAAGCAGTTTCTCATCGGTTTAACCGTAAACAAGGACGGGTTACCCATTTTAGGTCAGAGCCTGGACGGCAATACGAGTGATAAGTCCTGGTATCCTCAGGTTATTGAGGAATTGGTGCAAAACTTCAGCCCGGCAAAGCTTAAAGAGATCATCTTTGTGGCGGACTGCGCCCTGGTAACCAAGGATAACCTGGCGCTGCTGGTCCAGGAGGAAGAAAACAAACCAGCCCTCCAATTCATCTCCCTGTTACCGGAGAACTTTGGCCTTAACAAGGAGATCAAAGCCGAGGCCTTTCACACCGGCGCCTGGCAGGAGATCGGGAATTTAAGCCAGAAGGAAGACGCCGCCAGGTATAAAAGCCAGAGCTTTGTCCGGGAAATAGACGGCAAGGACTTCCGGTTAATCGTAGTTCACTCCACGACCTTGGATAAACGCAAAGAGAAGAGCCTCTTAAAAAAGTGGGCCAAGCAAAAGGAAACTTTAGCAAAGGCCGCCCGGGAACTCTCCCGGCGTCCCTTCGCCTGTGATGCCGATGCCAGGAAAGCCATAGAGCTCTTCTGCCAGGAATACCGCCACCAACCTTTCATCTTCAAGGGTACAGTTACTGAAGAGATAGAGAGCAGCTATGCCAAACGGGGGCGGCCCAAGAAAGAAGAGCAGCCCCAGAACACAGTTGTTTACCATGCCTACATCCAGGTAGATGAAGATCCGGAAGCAATGGCCCAGGAGAAGGACCTGGCTTCCACCTTCGTCCTTATTACCAATCTCATGGATACCGCAGCCTACCCCGACGGGGAAGTGCTCAAGGAGTATAAGGAACAGAACGCTGTCGAGAGGCAGTTCCGTTTTCTTAAACAGCCGGTCCTCCTGGGGCCTATCTTTCTCAAAAACAAGGACCGGGTAGAAGCCATGTCCTTCGTCTTTCAGTTAGCCCTTCTGGTGGCAGCTTACCTGGAGTATCGGGTTAGAAAAAATCTGGAGCAACAAGAGGCTCCTTTAATCCTGCCGGGCAAGAGGAAAAGTACTAACCCTACGGCCCGGGCACTCCTGGAGATGTTTGATTATCTCCTGGTAGTTAAACAAGGTCCGGACAGGGCGTTAATCAATTACCACGGTTCGGAGGTGATTAGAGCCCTTGAACTCGCGGGGTTCGGTAAGGAAATCTACCTTTTCCCACCTAGCGGTGGTGGGTAG
- a CDS encoding transposase has translation MMGKSAKTRQLSFTSLENLNQWEGLPIVPEDSIYAALGRDEEIFRDELFADAYAQVGHPSTSPAFLCKVIVLQFLDNVSDREAEARARYDLRWKKALGVPLGEAGFDYSTLSKFRTRLLLFNKERTVFEAILQQAAGQGFLTQEQVTQIMDSTFTIGAAAVQNTYTLIRTAIRKLLHSLTRKTNLDPQLFAGLKLNYQERKKPDIDWSDAAAREALLNDLVTDAQRVLAVTATLPLTETEQKLREVLEKVTFQDIEPREEGNALAIKKGVAKDRLISTVDPDMRHGRKSAARTFNGYKTHIAMEQESEFISAVEVTSGNVHDGEAAKGLIDQQPEERQPDTMMGDACYGTGPVRKDMAERHIKVVAPVAESRNPQGFLKKTAFQLDLETETCLCPAGQKAVTHIPHPVSN, from the coding sequence ATGATGGGAAAGAGCGCAAAAACCAGACAACTTTCCTTTACCAGCCTGGAAAACCTGAACCAATGGGAAGGGCTGCCGATTGTCCCGGAAGATAGCATCTACGCCGCCCTGGGCCGAGACGAAGAGATTTTTCGGGACGAACTCTTTGCTGACGCCTACGCCCAGGTAGGTCACCCCTCCACGTCGCCAGCTTTCCTGTGTAAAGTGATAGTATTGCAATTTCTGGATAACGTCTCCGACCGCGAAGCCGAAGCACGTGCCCGTTATGACCTGCGCTGGAAAAAGGCTCTGGGAGTGCCATTGGGTGAAGCCGGCTTCGATTACTCCACTCTGTCCAAGTTTCGTACCCGTTTGCTGCTCTTTAATAAAGAACGGACGGTCTTTGAAGCAATCCTGCAGCAGGCGGCAGGGCAGGGCTTTCTCACCCAGGAACAGGTTACCCAGATCATGGACTCCACCTTTACCATTGGGGCGGCAGCGGTGCAGAACACCTATACCCTCATCCGTACCGCCATCCGTAAGCTCCTGCACTCCTTGACCCGGAAAACCAACTTGGACCCGCAACTGTTTGCCGGGTTGAAGCTGAATTACCAGGAGAGAAAGAAGCCGGATATTGACTGGAGTGATGCTGCGGCCCGGGAGGCATTGCTCAACGACCTGGTAACTGATGCCCAGCGGGTATTAGCAGTGACGGCCACCCTTCCTCTTACGGAAACCGAGCAAAAGCTCCGGGAAGTCTTAGAAAAAGTTACTTTTCAGGACATCGAACCCCGGGAAGAGGGTAACGCTTTGGCAATCAAAAAGGGGGTAGCTAAAGACCGGCTCATCTCCACCGTCGACCCCGACATGCGCCATGGCCGGAAATCGGCGGCCCGTACCTTTAACGGGTATAAGACCCATATCGCCATGGAGCAGGAGTCGGAGTTCATCAGCGCCGTAGAGGTAACCTCGGGCAACGTTCACGACGGCGAGGCAGCCAAAGGCTTGATTGACCAGCAACCCGAGGAGCGGCAGCCCGATACGATGATGGGTGATGCCTGCTACGGCACCGGCCCTGTCCGTAAAGATATGGCCGAACGCCATATCAAAGTAGTGGCCCCGGTAGCCGAAAGCAGGAATCCCCAAGGATTTCTTAAAAAGACCGCTTTCCAGCTTGACTTGGAGACAGAAACTTGCCTCTGCCCGGCCGGACAAAAAGCTGTAACTCACATTCCGCACCCTGTGAGCAACTAA
- a CDS encoding patatin-like phospholipase family protein — protein MRFGLALGGGGLKGAAHLGVLRVLEENGLKPDLIVGTSAGSIAAALYGAGLLPAVSSMNHLPFFNAFSLENYRLTGLPLGLLNGGTIEGMLKRTLGKRHLSDMQPLTTAVTCDLVTGETVIYTSARPVQPLPPDFAIGGDVPAWQAVRASISIPALFAPYKIGSRLLVDGGLTDNVPADIARYLGADTVIAVDLGCGLPNRNFHHAGEVLLQSLDIISQRNTSLTLRLYADLVLTPIKKPVSSWDVSQFSNLMTAGMEETRQRLPEIRRLLGR, from the coding sequence ATGCGTTTTGGCCTCGCCCTGGGAGGAGGGGGACTCAAAGGAGCAGCCCACCTGGGGGTCCTGCGCGTCCTGGAAGAGAACGGCCTGAAACCCGACCTCATCGTCGGCACCAGTGCCGGTTCCATCGCCGCCGCCCTTTATGGTGCCGGACTCCTACCGGCTGTCAGTTCCATGAATCACCTGCCCTTTTTTAATGCCTTCAGCCTGGAAAACTACCGGTTGACCGGGTTACCCCTGGGTTTACTAAATGGTGGTACCATTGAGGGAATGCTCAAACGGACCCTCGGTAAACGCCACCTCTCAGACATGCAACCCCTAACTACGGCCGTTACCTGCGACCTGGTAACCGGAGAAACAGTTATTTACACCAGCGCCCGGCCTGTCCAGCCTTTACCACCGGACTTCGCCATAGGTGGCGATGTACCCGCCTGGCAGGCCGTCCGAGCCAGCATCTCCATCCCGGCTCTCTTTGCCCCTTACAAAATAGGTTCCCGTCTCCTGGTGGACGGTGGCCTGACGGATAATGTACCGGCCGATATTGCCCGTTATCTGGGCGCCGATACTGTCATCGCCGTTGATTTGGGCTGCGGCCTACCCAACCGCAATTTCCATCACGCCGGTGAGGTTCTCCTCCAAAGCTTGGATATCATCAGCCAGCGTAATACCTCCTTAACCCTGCGTCTCTATGCCGATCTGGTCCTGACCCCCATTAAAAAGCCTGTCAGCTCCTGGGATGTCAGCCAATTCAGTAACCTGATGACTGCCGGGATGGAGGAGACCCGGCAACGGTTACCAGAGATTCGCCGCTTGCTTGGACGTTAA
- the clcA gene encoding H(+)/Cl(-) exchange transporter ClcA produces MVQEESILQQHSVPEGILLKRYNYLLRFLFKGALAGVGAGVIGAAFRLTLTEGDLWRNNLLIWARGIPIWGWLVLPVIGSLAGGLAGWLTGLAPETAGSGIPHVKAVLINLRRLVWWRVIPVKFIAGALAIGAGLSLGPEGPAVQMGAAAGKAVSDRFSPSKTEELHLIACGAGAGLAAAFNAPLAGAVFVLEELRRNFSPYTLVGALMASVIGDMVSRRILGPLPTFRVMEAWPFLPLTTLPAFLVLGVLAGILGALFNRFLVASLDLGDKLKRIPRWLRALCILFGVGILGYSLPQVLGGGHPLAEAALSGRVAWTLIPILFGAKFLLTMISNSAGVPGGIFLPLLVLGALLGSLVGQVSGLLYAGFQGMVPAFAMIGMAAYFVAILRLPLTGIVLIIEMTGSYQHVMLLIFTCMIAYLVAEALGSRPAYEMLLERDLARLQTDASSPDGKMLMLDFALENGAGACGCRVQDLELPTDCLLVTIRRGGREIIPRGNTRLLDGDHLAVIVPEGRAPLVYRELSRITRGKL; encoded by the coding sequence ATGGTCCAGGAGGAATCTATACTACAGCAACATTCGGTGCCGGAAGGTATTTTACTTAAACGCTATAATTACCTCCTGCGTTTTTTATTTAAGGGAGCCCTGGCGGGAGTCGGCGCCGGCGTGATTGGCGCGGCCTTCCGGTTGACCCTGACCGAAGGGGATCTGTGGCGCAATAACCTCTTAATATGGGCCCGTGGTATACCAATTTGGGGCTGGCTGGTGCTACCTGTAATAGGGTCCCTGGCCGGGGGGCTGGCCGGGTGGTTGACCGGCCTGGCGCCGGAAACCGCCGGCAGTGGTATCCCCCATGTGAAAGCTGTTTTAATTAACCTGCGCCGTCTTGTTTGGTGGCGGGTGATACCAGTAAAATTTATCGCCGGGGCCCTGGCCATTGGGGCCGGTCTATCCCTGGGCCCTGAAGGCCCGGCCGTCCAGATGGGGGCTGCCGCCGGCAAAGCGGTCAGTGACCGGTTTAGTCCCTCGAAAACCGAGGAACTGCACCTGATAGCCTGCGGTGCCGGGGCCGGGCTGGCGGCAGCCTTCAACGCCCCCCTGGCGGGAGCGGTTTTTGTTTTAGAAGAGCTGCGCCGTAACTTCTCCCCCTATACGTTGGTGGGGGCTCTGATGGCCTCGGTTATTGGGGATATGGTATCCCGGCGCATTCTGGGGCCCTTACCCACTTTTAGGGTAATGGAGGCGTGGCCATTCTTACCCCTGACCACCCTCCCGGCCTTTCTGGTCCTGGGGGTACTGGCGGGTATCCTGGGTGCCCTCTTTAACCGCTTTCTGGTAGCCAGCCTTGATCTAGGTGATAAGTTAAAGAGAATCCCCCGCTGGCTGCGGGCCTTATGTATACTTTTTGGGGTAGGTATTCTGGGGTATTCTTTACCCCAGGTCCTAGGTGGCGGGCATCCCCTGGCCGAGGCGGCCCTGTCGGGACGGGTTGCCTGGACTCTAATCCCCATTCTTTTTGGAGCCAAGTTTCTGTTAACGATGATCAGTAACAGCGCCGGGGTACCCGGAGGGATTTTTTTACCCTTACTGGTCCTGGGGGCCTTACTGGGTTCCCTGGTAGGCCAGGTGAGTGGCTTGCTGTATGCCGGCTTTCAGGGTATGGTCCCGGCCTTTGCCATGATTGGCATGGCAGCCTACTTTGTCGCCATTCTCCGTTTACCCCTCACCGGTATTGTTTTAATAATTGAGATGACGGGCAGTTACCAGCATGTGATGCTTCTCATTTTTACCTGTATGATTGCATACCTGGTGGCGGAGGCCCTGGGTAGCAGACCGGCTTATGAAATGCTGTTGGAGCGCGACCTGGCCCGGCTCCAGACGGATGCGTCCTCCCCGGATGGTAAGATGCTGATGTTGGATTTTGCCCTGGAAAACGGGGCCGGCGCCTGTGGTTGCCGGGTACAGGACCTGGAACTACCTACGGACTGTCTGCTGGTGACTATTCGCCGGGGTGGCCGGGAGATAATCCCCCGGGGTAATACCAGACTGTTGGATGGGGATCACCTGGCAGTGATTGTCCCGGAAGGTAGAGCACCACTCGTCTACCGGGAGCTAAGCAGGATTACCCGGGGTAAGTTATAG
- a CDS encoding NAD-dependent epimerase/dehydratase family protein produces MRILVTGGAGEVGRYLIRDLMGRGHMIRVVDRTSGFCEGLKDGQVEPLMGSLEDKELMARVVEGVEAVIHLAWSFSDAPLDVFGGDLVGHINLLEAAVAAGVRHFIYTSTATVYGRATTQPVLEDHPCLIGEARKPLYALGKFVAEELCRLYYREHGLPVTIFRFWWAFGDAIGGRHLRNLVRAALRDEPIPVPVAAGGTFVSMADLAAACRLVLARENASGQVYNLGSLYLTWEEIVSKIIELTGSAGIMQLIPQDEWTGPAFLKEVWDLSWEKASRELGYQPVLTAGRGRSAFTKALVRCVNKVREEMGKR; encoded by the coding sequence TTGCGGATTCTGGTAACCGGTGGAGCCGGTGAGGTTGGTCGTTACCTGATTAGGGATCTCATGGGCCGCGGCCATATGATAAGGGTTGTAGATCGTACTTCCGGCTTTTGCGAAGGTTTAAAAGACGGCCAGGTAGAACCGTTGATGGGAAGCCTAGAGGATAAAGAATTAATGGCCCGGGTCGTTGAGGGGGTCGAAGCAGTAATCCACCTGGCCTGGAGCTTCAGCGACGCGCCCCTGGACGTCTTTGGCGGCGACCTGGTAGGGCACATCAATTTGCTGGAGGCGGCCGTCGCCGCTGGGGTCAGACATTTTATCTATACCAGTACGGCTACGGTTTACGGCCGAGCTACAACCCAGCCTGTCCTTGAGGACCACCCTTGTCTGATAGGTGAAGCCCGTAAACCCCTCTATGCCCTGGGTAAGTTTGTCGCCGAGGAGTTATGCCGCCTTTATTATCGGGAACATGGTTTGCCGGTTACGATCTTTCGTTTCTGGTGGGCCTTTGGCGATGCAATCGGCGGCCGGCATTTGCGCAATCTAGTGCGGGCCGCCCTTCGTGATGAACCCATCCCGGTACCAGTCGCCGCCGGGGGTACCTTTGTCAGTATGGCCGACCTGGCTGCCGCCTGCCGGCTGGTCCTGGCCAGGGAGAATGCTTCCGGTCAGGTTTATAACCTGGGTAGTCTATACCTGACCTGGGAGGAGATAGTGAGCAAGATCATTGAACTCACTGGCTCGGCGGGGATTATGCAGCTCATACCCCAGGACGAATGGACCGGACCTGCCTTTTTAAAAGAGGTTTGGGATCTCAGCTGGGAAAAGGCCAGCCGGGAACTGGGTTACCAGCCGGTCCTGACTGCCGGCCGGGGCCGGTCGGCCTTTACGAAGGCCCTGGTTCGTTGTGTCAATAAAGTCCGGGAGGAAATGGGGAAACGCTAG
- the oxlT gene encoding oxalate/formate MFS antiporter has protein sequence MAIEPSKNVLDPREAYGPFIGNKWTQLVLAIIGMIMIANLQYAWTLFVPEVMKGFNATKAAVQLGFSLFIAFESWGQPVAGYFIDRYSPRMLLTIAALMIGIGWGGMGLAKSLTALYVLYSLAGIGAAFIYSGSIAAGVRWFEASKRGMASGLVAAAFGSGAALFIPFIAIILKKQGYNSAFVTTGIIQGIIALIAAQMMRFPPKAPPSNAPKAGAQATAGRRDFTTIEMFKTAHFWLIYLMFLFICTGGMIVTAQTNPFGKEAGIAANIIVVAATVNTIANGAGRIIWGMISDKLGRYNTMFVAFTINAVAMALVPLIGHNAFMFVFLFALIMFTWGELYALFPAVNADIFGTTYAATNYGFIYSAKGVSGIVGGFVAALVAQMTGWVPVFLTGAVMSVLAGLGALLLRSLPKPVPPGITTGDSGFTTGA, from the coding sequence ATGGCTATTGAGCCGTCGAAAAATGTCCTTGACCCCAGGGAAGCGTATGGCCCTTTTATTGGTAACAAATGGACGCAACTGGTGTTAGCTATTATTGGCATGATTATGATTGCCAACCTGCAATACGCCTGGACCCTCTTTGTCCCAGAAGTAATGAAGGGATTTAACGCCACTAAAGCGGCAGTGCAGCTGGGTTTCTCCCTCTTTATCGCCTTCGAAAGCTGGGGGCAACCGGTGGCCGGCTATTTTATCGACCGGTATAGCCCGAGAATGCTCCTGACCATCGCGGCCCTGATGATTGGTATTGGCTGGGGCGGAATGGGACTCGCGAAATCCCTGACGGCTCTCTATGTACTTTATAGCCTGGCCGGAATTGGGGCGGCTTTTATTTACAGCGGTTCCATCGCCGCCGGCGTACGGTGGTTTGAAGCCTCCAAACGCGGGATGGCTTCCGGCCTGGTGGCGGCTGCCTTTGGATCCGGCGCGGCCCTGTTTATACCCTTTATCGCGATAATATTGAAAAAGCAGGGTTATAACTCCGCCTTCGTGACTACGGGCATCATTCAGGGTATTATTGCCTTGATTGCCGCCCAGATGATGCGGTTCCCGCCGAAGGCTCCCCCAAGTAATGCTCCCAAGGCTGGAGCGCAGGCAACTGCCGGGCGCCGGGATTTTACTACGATAGAAATGTTTAAGACTGCCCACTTCTGGTTGATTTACCTGATGTTTCTGTTTATCTGTACCGGCGGCATGATTGTTACCGCCCAGACCAACCCCTTTGGTAAAGAAGCCGGCATTGCCGCCAACATTATTGTAGTCGCGGCTACAGTAAATACCATTGCTAATGGTGCCGGCCGGATCATCTGGGGTATGATTTCCGACAAGCTGGGGCGGTATAACACCATGTTCGTCGCTTTTACCATCAATGCGGTGGCCATGGCCCTGGTGCCGCTGATTGGCCATAATGCCTTCATGTTTGTTTTCCTGTTTGCCCTGATTATGTTCACCTGGGGGGAGCTTTATGCTCTCTTCCCGGCCGTCAATGCCGATATCTTCGGCACCACCTACGCTGCTACCAACTACGGTTTTATTTATAGCGCCAAGGGTGTCAGCGGCATCGTCGGCGGTTTTGTGGCCGCCCTGGTGGCGCAAATGACCGGCTGGGTTCCAGTATTCTTGACCGGAGCGGTGATGTCAGTGCTGGCCGGCCTGGGTGCCCTCCTGCTGCGGAGCCTGCCCAAACCCGTGCCGCCGGGAATTACGACCGGGGATAGTGGTTTTACAACCGGGGCGTGA
- a CDS encoding oxalate oxidoreductase subunit beta, with the protein MLDRIASIKKAPDEEYYNPGHRTCAGCGPALNYRLVAKAAGPNTIFIGPTGCMYVANTSYGCGPWRVPWIHAQITNGGAVASGIDAAFKAMIRKKKTDAEFPNIIVMAGDGGAVDIGLQALSAMLYRGHDVLFICYDNESYANTGIQTSPTTPYGAVTTFTPSGPVVPEGKKLFPKDNPKLIAHGHPELKYVATASIGWPVDLMNKVRKGLNQEGPAYLHIHAPCPKGWQFPADKTIEMAKLAVQTGMYQLYEYENGEYKLSVKVDKRKPVSEYLKLQGRFSHLKPEHIAKMQAFVDARCAEVGITVPAVATGA; encoded by the coding sequence ATGCTGGATCGGATTGCGTCGATTAAAAAAGCCCCTGATGAGGAGTATTACAACCCCGGGCACCGTACCTGCGCCGGTTGCGGTCCGGCCCTCAACTACCGCCTGGTAGCCAAGGCTGCCGGTCCCAACACCATCTTCATCGGCCCCACCGGGTGCATGTACGTGGCCAATACCAGCTATGGCTGCGGTCCCTGGCGGGTACCCTGGATCCATGCCCAGATTACTAATGGCGGCGCAGTAGCTTCGGGCATCGATGCTGCCTTTAAGGCTATGATCCGCAAGAAGAAGACCGACGCCGAGTTCCCGAACATTATCGTGATGGCCGGTGACGGCGGCGCTGTGGACATCGGCCTCCAGGCCCTGTCGGCTATGCTCTATCGCGGCCATGACGTCCTCTTTATCTGCTACGATAATGAATCCTACGCCAACACGGGTATCCAGACCTCCCCGACGACCCCCTATGGCGCAGTGACGACCTTTACTCCTTCAGGTCCGGTAGTGCCCGAGGGTAAAAAGCTCTTCCCTAAAGATAACCCCAAACTTATCGCCCACGGTCATCCGGAACTGAAGTACGTGGCTACGGCCTCCATCGGCTGGCCGGTGGACCTGATGAACAAGGTCCGTAAGGGTCTCAACCAGGAGGGTCCGGCGTATCTCCACATCCATGCTCCCTGTCCTAAAGGCTGGCAATTCCCGGCCGATAAGACTATCGAAATGGCCAAACTGGCCGTCCAGACGGGGATGTACCAGCTCTATGAATACGAGAACGGCGAGTACAAGCTGTCGGTTAAAGTCGATAAGCGCAAACCCGTCAGCGAGTACTTGAAACTCCAGGGCCGCTTCAGTCACTTGAAACCCGAGCACATCGCCAAGATGCAGGCCTTCGTCGACGCCCGCTGCGCCGAGGTCGGCATCACCGTGCCGGCGGTAGCTACCGGCGCTTAA
- a CDS encoding oxalate oxidoreductase subunit alpha: MGKVKNISGCVAVAQGVRLADVDVICSYPIRPYTGIMSELARMVADGELDAEFVHGEGEHAQLSVVYGASACGARVFTGSSGVGVTYAFEVYSPISGERLPVQMAIADRTLDPPGDFGEEHTDAECCRDQGWIQGWAATPQEALDNTLIYYRVGEDPRVLLPQYACMDGYFVSHILGRVEIPDQAQVKEFLPPYKNHHVLDPRDPQIIGAQIEPAMGPPLQYQRYQAIRGVHKVLEEVCDDFARIFGRKYDPYLDEYLTEDAEVVIFGQGAHLETAKSVARRLRNLGEKVGVARLRTFRPFPTEQLKERLSKFKAIGVLDVSANFGIAGNGGVLLSELRTALYDYGDKVKTVGFVAGLGGEVVTHDEFYRMFQKLQEIARTGKAEQTAYWIPFEL, encoded by the coding sequence ATGGGTAAAGTAAAGAATATCTCCGGTTGTGTGGCTGTAGCCCAGGGTGTACGCCTGGCCGATGTTGACGTGATTTGCTCCTATCCCATCCGGCCTTACACCGGCATCATGTCCGAACTGGCGCGGATGGTGGCCGATGGCGAACTGGACGCCGAGTTTGTTCATGGTGAAGGTGAGCACGCCCAGCTGAGCGTTGTCTACGGAGCTTCGGCTTGCGGAGCGCGGGTCTTCACCGGCAGTTCCGGTGTCGGCGTAACCTATGCTTTTGAGGTCTATTCCCCCATTTCCGGCGAAAGGTTACCGGTGCAGATGGCCATTGCCGACCGGACCCTGGACCCGCCCGGTGACTTTGGTGAAGAGCATACCGATGCCGAATGCTGCCGGGACCAGGGCTGGATCCAGGGGTGGGCTGCCACACCCCAGGAAGCCCTGGATAACACCCTCATCTACTACCGGGTAGGGGAAGACCCGCGGGTCTTGCTACCCCAGTACGCCTGTATGGATGGCTATTTCGTCAGCCATATCCTGGGCCGGGTGGAAATCCCCGACCAGGCCCAGGTGAAGGAGTTCCTGCCGCCCTACAAGAACCACCATGTCCTGGACCCCAGGGACCCGCAGATAATCGGCGCCCAGATTGAACCGGCCATGGGACCGCCCCTGCAGTACCAGCGCTACCAGGCCATCAGAGGTGTGCACAAGGTGCTGGAGGAGGTCTGCGATGACTTCGCCCGCATCTTCGGTCGCAAATACGATCCCTACCTGGATGAGTATCTGACCGAAGACGCCGAGGTGGTAATCTTCGGCCAGGGGGCCCACCTGGAAACGGCCAAATCAGTGGCCCGTCGCCTGCGTAACCTGGGCGAAAAGGTCGGCGTAGCGCGGCTGCGGACCTTCCGGCCCTTCCCAACGGAACAGCTTAAGGAGCGCCTGTCGAAATTTAAGGCCATCGGCGTCCTGGATGTCTCCGCCAACTTCGGCATCGCTGGCAATGGTGGTGTCCTCCTCTCCGAGCTGCGGACGGCCCTTTATGACTACGGTGATAAGGTGAAAACGGTGGGCTTTGTCGCCGGCCTGGGCGGCGAGGTTGTCACCCATGACGAGTTCTACCGCATGTTCCAGAAGCTGCAGGAGATTGCCAGGACCGGTAAAGCCGAGCAGACTGCTTACTGGATCCCCTTTGAATTATAA